The window TAACTCACTCAAAAACATTACTTCCTTCTGGCTACTTGTTACTGGCCAATATCTCAGCAACCCTTTTATCACTGAACTCGCCAGCTTGGGCTCTTTTTCTATGAACTGTGTCACACAGTAAGTCAGCTGTTGGAGATAAACGCCTAATGTCTTTGGTTTGTGCAGAGGTATTAGTGCCTTCCACAAAAATATTTTGTGCTCCTCCTTCAAAGGCAGGGCAAAACCACTGATCACACTGCCAAAAACTTCTAACAACTCAGCAATCCCATTGTGCCGGTCTGTCTCAAACACGAACTGATAAAATATATTGCTCACTGCTTTCCGgatgaaaggacgatgcaccatgAATTTTCCGTAGATCCTATGCAAGATTGTCTTCAAGCAATCCCTTTCTCTGGGATCCTCAGAATCAAAGAGGTGAAGCAGTCTCACGATGAAGGAATGATCTACGTACTTCTTCCCAATCTTAGCATCAAGCGAGGAGGATTCGATGAACTTAAGAAATAAATCATAGACAAGTTGCAGATGAGACCAAGCTGGTTCGAACATCGGCTCTTCCTCTTCAGTCTCCCCACCACCAGCGCTTGATCGATTGTTTGGTGGAAAGGCCCTGAACAAGTTCATAGCAAACATCTTACAGCTAGCAGAAATCATGGGCTCAGTGAACCGAGAACTTCCAGCATCAACATAATCAATGAGATCTAGTAGTGCCTGCCGTTTCATATCCTTCTCGGTGGAGTTCTTGTTTGGATCGGAGAAATCGAAGACAACGCAGCAGAGGTTCAACTTACTGATGAAAAGGTTCTGCTTTTCCGTGTTGGGGACATCTTTGAATAAGAGGAGAGGCTCAATGCTGGTGACAACACTCGACGGGAAGATAGCAGAAGCAGTCCGCTTCACGGCGGTTGAACGGGAGGGGACTACATTGCCGCTGCTAGTTCGCTGGATTGGATTCCCGTTCATGGAAGTCGTGCCATTGTTGATGGGATGGCTGCGGGTCGTACCCGAGGAAGCATCAGATTTGGAAGACTTGCGGGGTAATTTACTGAGGAATTGCTTCCACATGGTGCCAAATTTGGGAACTCTCAGATCAAGCTCATGCTGCCAGAGACAGGCGACAAAAACTGCATGTGCCGAACCTAAACCCAATCCAGCTCCAATTTCAGATACGAATCCAAGCGTAAAGATCACGGCAACTTTAATGAACCAGAGACATCCTAATAACCAGTTCCTGAGAGAGAGGAAAAGAACCAAAAGCAATTAGACTGTGATTCTGGATTGATGTGGAATACAACCACCCACTTCCCCTGTACCCCATGATCTGGAGATTAAAGGGGAGAAAGGGCTAATCTTGGATCGAGCCAACAGAAGGCTACGAGTACGATTCAAGATCCGCGATTGAAGAGTAGAAACCATAAATATCACGAATGACCAGCAGAAACATAAACCCCACCTGCCGTGAAAGCGGGAATCGAGATCTTCGGCGAAGAAAGCAATCAGGGGAAGGAGTCCGAGCACAAAGTCCTTGAC of the Musa acuminata AAA Group cultivar baxijiao chromosome BXJ3-2, Cavendish_Baxijiao_AAA, whole genome shotgun sequence genome contains:
- the LOC103976036 gene encoding serine/threonine protein phosphatase 2A 57 kDa regulatory subunit B' kappa isoform, producing the protein MWKQFLSKLPRKSSKSDASSGTTRSHPINNGTTSMNGNPIQRTSSGNVVPSRSTAVKRTASAIFPSSVVTSIEPLLLFKDVPNTEKQNLFISKLNLCCVVFDFSDPNKNSTEKDMKRQALLDLIDYVDAGSSRFTEPMISASCKMFAMNLFRAFPPNNRSSAGGGETEEEEPMFEPAWSHLQLVYDLFLKFIESSSLDAKIGKKYVDHSFIVRLLHLFDSEDPRERDCLKTILHRIYGKFMVHRPFIRKAVSNIFYQFVFETDRHNGIAELLEVFGSVISGFALPLKEEHKIFLWKALIPLHKPKTLGVYLQQLTYCVTQFIEKEPKLASSVIKGLLRYWPVTSSQKEVMFLSELEEVLEATNMVELQKCMIPLFRRISFCINSSHFQVAERALFLWNNDHVISLVSQHRQAIMPVVLPALERNTRSHWNQAVLNLTQNVKKMLSEMDEELFLACKTKFEEEEARQTIMAEKRRMTWERLESIAAFRPVTGNTSVLVRPAIAPPVVAALS